One genomic region from Solwaraspora sp. WMMD792 encodes:
- a CDS encoding serine hydrolase — translation MKPGRHRAPGSRAVRRSDRTAPRHDRVRQRHPAAAAVGLLIVLSAFTGGLPGDAGKPPPREPGWTVADPDHDHQQRSVLLRTGPVPTPTDGFFSWAALNRRTGLITGSPNFAAQSDTMSLIKVWLAADDLRRADEQGHMLRTPQLAQLSSIIRDSDNPGADATFDRVGGRESIERMVRLCGLTDSAPERDRWSNTVVSARDLTRLGRCLADGRAAGPQWTPWLLSEMRAVRGEGDFGPRDALTPEYAATIAIKNGWLLRDEDGLWHVSCLAIGETWVIGALARYPGRHGLDHGVDYCRQLGTALLLVA, via the coding sequence GTGAAGCCCGGACGGCATCGCGCACCTGGCAGCCGGGCCGTCCGACGGTCGGACCGCACCGCGCCCCGACACGACCGCGTCCGCCAACGCCACCCGGCGGCCGCCGCCGTCGGGCTGCTCATCGTGCTGTCGGCGTTCACCGGCGGCCTGCCCGGGGACGCCGGCAAACCACCGCCGCGCGAGCCGGGCTGGACCGTCGCCGACCCTGACCACGACCACCAGCAGCGCAGCGTGTTGCTGCGCACCGGCCCGGTGCCGACACCGACCGACGGATTCTTCTCCTGGGCGGCGCTGAACCGGCGTACCGGGTTGATCACCGGGTCGCCGAACTTCGCCGCGCAGAGCGACACCATGTCGTTGATCAAGGTGTGGCTGGCCGCCGACGACCTGCGCCGCGCCGACGAACAGGGCCACATGCTCCGGACACCTCAGCTGGCCCAACTGTCGTCGATCATCCGGGACAGCGACAATCCCGGCGCGGACGCCACCTTCGACCGGGTCGGTGGCCGGGAGTCCATCGAGCGGATGGTACGGCTCTGCGGACTGACCGACTCGGCCCCGGAGCGCGACCGGTGGAGCAACACGGTCGTCTCCGCCCGCGATCTGACCAGGCTGGGGCGCTGCCTCGCCGACGGACGGGCAGCCGGGCCGCAGTGGACGCCGTGGCTGCTGTCCGAGATGCGCGCCGTCCGTGGTGAGGGCGACTTCGGCCCACGGGACGCGCTCACCCCCGAGTACGCGGCCACCATCGCCATCAAGAACGGCTGGCTGCTGCGCGACGAGGACGGGCTCTGGCACGTCAGCTGCCTCGCGATCGGGGAGACCTGGGTGATCGGTGCGCTGGCCCGCTACCCGGGGCGGCACGGGCTCGACCACGGCGTCGACTACTGCCGGCAACTCGGCACCGCCCTGCTGCTGGTGGCGTGA
- a CDS encoding GNAT family N-acetyltransferase: MGTGTDTDHVVPPVAAVRRIRADDAARMRALRLEMLADSPLAFIERLADAAARPLHEYAERAARSAVGDLIAQFVAETGPATPQAGRTATGQAGRTATPQAGRTATEPTADRRFVAHAGAHVWRDDPSVSVLFAVYISPAWRGRNLLAELVDAVAAWSRAAGRPELLLEVVVGNDRAVRAYQRLGFADTGVRLPHPTRSDLTELQMRRPA, translated from the coding sequence ATGGGAACTGGGACCGACACCGACCACGTCGTACCGCCGGTAGCCGCGGTCCGGCGGATCCGGGCCGACGACGCCGCCCGGATGCGCGCGCTGCGGCTGGAGATGCTCGCCGATTCGCCGCTGGCGTTCATCGAACGGCTCGCCGACGCGGCGGCCCGCCCGCTGCACGAGTACGCAGAGCGGGCGGCCCGGTCCGCCGTCGGTGACCTGATCGCCCAGTTCGTGGCCGAGACTGGGCCGGCGACCCCGCAAGCCGGGCGGACGGCGACCGGGCAAGCCGGGCGGACGGCGACCCCGCAAGCCGGGCGGACGGCGACCGAGCCGACGGCGGACCGGCGGTTCGTGGCGCACGCGGGAGCACACGTCTGGCGGGACGACCCGTCGGTGTCCGTCCTGTTCGCCGTCTACATCAGCCCGGCCTGGCGGGGCCGGAACCTGCTCGCCGAACTGGTCGACGCGGTCGCTGCCTGGTCACGTGCGGCTGGACGCCCGGAGCTGCTGCTGGAGGTGGTGGTCGGCAACGACCGGGCGGTGCGGGCGTACCAGCGGCTCGGCTTCGCCGACACCGGCGTACGCCTGCCGCACCCGACCCGGTCGGACCTGACCGAGTTGCAGATGCGCCGGCCGGCGTGA
- the paaN gene encoding phenylacetic acid degradation protein PaaN, which yields MTETPHPLYVTHADTLARALTAIAERDYWSAYPESPSPRIYGEHAAAEGAAAFRAYLGKDFPLDQPTATGEPVATDDSPFGIELGVRYPRADADQLITAARAALPAWRDAGPRSRAGVCLEILARLHEHSFELANAVQFTTGQAFVMAFQAGGAHALDRALEAVAYAYAEMTRHPRTAGWEKPTGRGEPLRMTKTFHVVPRGVALVIGCHTFPTWNSYPGLFASLVTGNPVLVKPHPGAVLPLAITVRYAREVLSEAGFDPNLVQLAAEAPAERLATVLAGRPEVRIIDFTGSTEYGDWLEANARQASVYTEKAGVNTIIVDSTADFAGMCRNIAFSLSLYSGQMCTTPQNILVPAGGIETDQGRKSPDEVAAGIAAAIGKLTGDPARAVELIGAIVDDAVLDRLAAAAKLGEPVLESREISHPAYPDAVVRTPLVVKLGADADDVYGREWFGPVSFVVATASTAHSVEIFRRTVAARGALTAGVYSTDQRVLADVEAAALDVGVHLSANLTGGVFVNQSAAFSDFHASGANAAANSALTDGAYVAGRFRIVQSRRHV from the coding sequence ATGACGGAGACCCCGCACCCGCTGTACGTCACGCACGCCGACACCCTGGCCCGCGCGCTGACCGCGATCGCCGAACGCGACTACTGGTCGGCCTACCCCGAGTCGCCGAGCCCTCGGATCTACGGCGAACACGCCGCTGCCGAGGGCGCGGCGGCTTTCCGCGCCTACCTGGGCAAGGACTTCCCCCTCGACCAGCCCACCGCCACCGGCGAACCGGTCGCCACCGACGACAGCCCGTTCGGCATCGAACTCGGCGTCCGGTACCCCCGCGCCGACGCCGACCAGCTGATCACCGCCGCCCGGGCCGCGCTGCCCGCCTGGCGTGACGCCGGCCCACGCAGCCGGGCCGGCGTCTGTCTGGAGATCCTCGCCCGGCTGCACGAGCACAGCTTCGAGCTGGCCAACGCGGTGCAGTTCACCACCGGCCAGGCGTTCGTGATGGCGTTCCAGGCCGGCGGGGCGCACGCGCTGGACCGCGCGCTGGAAGCCGTCGCCTACGCGTACGCCGAGATGACCCGCCATCCGCGGACCGCCGGCTGGGAGAAGCCGACCGGTCGCGGCGAGCCGCTGCGGATGACCAAGACGTTCCATGTGGTGCCGCGCGGCGTCGCCCTGGTGATCGGCTGCCACACCTTCCCGACCTGGAACTCCTACCCGGGGCTGTTCGCCTCCCTGGTCACCGGGAATCCGGTACTGGTCAAACCGCACCCCGGCGCGGTGCTACCGCTGGCGATCACCGTCCGCTACGCCCGTGAGGTGCTCAGCGAGGCCGGCTTCGACCCGAACCTGGTGCAGCTCGCGGCCGAGGCGCCGGCCGAGCGGCTGGCGACCGTCCTCGCCGGCCGCCCCGAGGTGCGGATCATCGACTTCACCGGCTCCACCGAGTACGGCGACTGGCTGGAGGCCAACGCCCGGCAGGCCTCCGTCTACACCGAGAAGGCCGGCGTCAACACGATCATCGTCGACTCCACGGCGGACTTCGCCGGCATGTGCCGCAACATCGCCTTTTCCTTGTCGCTCTACAGCGGACAGATGTGCACCACGCCGCAGAACATCCTGGTGCCGGCCGGCGGCATCGAAACCGATCAGGGGCGCAAGAGCCCGGACGAGGTGGCCGCTGGCATCGCCGCCGCGATCGGCAAACTGACCGGCGATCCGGCGCGGGCGGTCGAGCTCATCGGCGCGATCGTCGACGACGCCGTCCTCGACCGGCTCGCCGCAGCGGCCAAGCTCGGCGAGCCGGTGCTGGAGTCGCGGGAGATCAGCCACCCGGCGTACCCGGACGCGGTGGTGCGAACCCCACTGGTCGTCAAGCTCGGCGCGGACGCCGACGACGTCTACGGCCGGGAGTGGTTCGGGCCGGTCAGCTTCGTCGTCGCCACCGCGTCCACCGCGCACAGCGTCGAGATCTTCCGGCGTACGGTCGCAGCTCGCGGTGCGCTCACCGCCGGCGTCTACTCGACCGACCAGCGGGTGCTCGCCGACGTGGAGGCCGCCGCGCTGGACGTCGGTGTGCACCTGTCGGCGAATCTCACCGGCGGCGTGTTCGTCAACCAGTCGGCGGCCTTCTCCGACTTCCACGCCAGCGGTGCCAACGCCGCGGCGAACTCGGCGTTGACCGACGGCGCGTACGTCGCCGGCCGGTTCCGGATCGTCCAGTCCCGTCGGCACGTCTGA
- a CDS encoding GNAT family N-acetyltransferase, translating into MDITITPLDPADEAAFEQAYQIKRSAPFVPDMPPTPRQWFEALLRHQRHSVRFEAALASVDGVPVGLTAMEFPLLDNLDNVGVDIQVPPGHRRRGIGRALYAYAVRRARETGRTRIMGHSADTMPGGVARDPAPTAFAHAVGVKSALVEVRRRLDIDTVDQPALDVMLADCWHRAPGYELLTWVGPCPEEYRADLAYLDGRMVTDSPMGDLEWEPEKVDADRIHEVDLARKAAGTRSYHTVTRHLDSGRIVAWSNITRQAEPDWHAYQQITIVDPDHRGHRLGTIVKIENLRFTLRHEPALRVIDTWNADSNQHMIAINEALGFRAVDIWQNWQQTI; encoded by the coding sequence ATGGACATCACCATCACCCCGCTGGATCCGGCCGACGAGGCCGCCTTCGAGCAGGCGTACCAGATCAAGCGGTCGGCCCCCTTCGTCCCGGACATGCCGCCGACACCCCGGCAGTGGTTCGAGGCCCTGCTGCGGCATCAGCGGCACAGCGTACGGTTCGAGGCCGCGCTGGCCAGTGTGGACGGCGTGCCGGTCGGGTTGACCGCCATGGAGTTCCCGCTGCTCGACAACCTCGACAACGTCGGCGTGGACATCCAGGTGCCTCCCGGGCACCGGCGGCGCGGCATCGGTCGAGCGCTGTACGCGTACGCCGTGCGGCGGGCCCGGGAGACCGGCCGGACCCGGATCATGGGGCACTCGGCGGACACCATGCCCGGCGGCGTCGCCCGCGACCCGGCCCCGACCGCCTTCGCCCACGCCGTGGGGGTCAAATCGGCCCTGGTCGAGGTGCGCCGTCGGCTCGACATCGACACCGTCGACCAGCCGGCGCTCGACGTGATGCTCGCCGACTGCTGGCACCGCGCCCCCGGCTACGAGTTGCTGACCTGGGTCGGACCCTGCCCGGAGGAGTACCGCGCCGATCTCGCCTACCTGGACGGGCGGATGGTGACCGACTCGCCAATGGGTGACCTGGAGTGGGAGCCGGAAAAGGTGGACGCCGACCGGATCCACGAAGTGGATCTGGCCCGGAAGGCGGCCGGTACCCGCAGCTACCACACGGTGACCCGGCATCTGGACAGCGGCCGGATCGTCGCCTGGAGCAACATCACCCGGCAGGCCGAACCGGACTGGCACGCCTACCAACAGATCACCATCGTCGACCCGGATCATCGCGGACACCGGCTGGGCACCATCGTCAAGATCGAGAACCTGCGGTTCACGCTGCGCCACGAACCGGCGCTGCGGGTGATCGACACCTGGAACGCCGACAGCAACCAGCACATGATCGCGATCAACGAGGCGCTCGGCTTCCGGGCGGTCGACATCTGGCAGAACTGGCAGCAGACCATCTGA